In a genomic window of Rhopalosiphum maidis isolate BTI-1 chromosome 4, ASM367621v3, whole genome shotgun sequence:
- the LOC113561328 gene encoding protein seele, translating into MALPKYLYILFALIVSCIAIETSNLKCEVCCRLVEEIQRNVSSVDPSNIVQVSNFRLDGNGNQLKNTIPLARSQLYLTEVMDSVCEKMNDYVRATFKKNGTLTVMPLLLDGQMNPLMSEVDVVQDSDLNKSLQYYCEDIVNDIEEDLINIMKSGDDDHIVHSICTNVMQLCPKKHNKVEL; encoded by the coding sequence ATGGctttaccaaaatatttatacatactttttGCATTAATAGTGTCGTGTATAGCCATTGaaacttcaaatttaaaatgtgaagTGTGTTGTCGTCTTGTTGAGGAAATTCAACGTAACGTTAGTTCTGTGGATCCATCAAATATTGTGCAAGTTTCTAATTTTCGATTGGATGGTAAtggtaatcaattaaaaaatactattccgTTAGCTCGGtcgcaattatatttaacagaaGTGATGGATTCTGTGTGTGAAAAGATGAATGATTATGTACGTGCTACGTTTAAGAAGAATGGCACGTTAACAGTTATGCCATTATTACTTGATGGCCAAATGAATCCGTTGATGAGTGAGGTGGATGTGGTTCAAGATTCTGATCTCAACAAAAGTTTACAGTATTATTGCGAAGACATTGTTAATGATATTGAAGAagatcttataaatataatgaagtcTGGAGATGATGATCACATTGTTCATTCAATTTGTACTAATGTTATGCAACTGTgtccaaaaaaacataataaagtaGAATTGTAa